GCTTACTAAAGCGACGACCACCTGCTGACCAACATCTTCCATAATCTCCACGATAAGAGCGGAGCATGCACGGAGGTATAACATGATGCAAGAGTGACATCCAGTGGCCACATTACAGCAAAACCAGACATGTAAACTACCATTAACTAATGGGGTTAATAATGTGTTGGTAAATGTATATGGATTTTAGGTATCTGCagattttatttacacataaaatGTTATATAGTTATACTCACTTATATCCACTTCAGAGGTGATggttaatttaaatatgttgctttaaagatgattttttttaaggatttaaaaaataatatcaaaCCCATAAGTAACATTAGTAATAAAGCAATGTAAAATACCACAACAGACTATAAGTGAAATTTTAAGActgttagtttgttgttgtaataATTAATGGTTTATTGTAGAtgatgcattgtttttgtttgcatattttactgttttctatattatttGCTATATGTTTTTCATACTTTGTTATAGTGTTAAGGTATTACTCAGGAGCGCTCAGCAAGGGAAGCAATCAAAAGTTGAAATACTCAAGAAAAGCACCTTTATAATCATCtgaaaatgattatttattctttacTAAATATCTTCTGTAGACAGCAGGTAGGTTTTGCTCTCACAACAATCAAGCCAGAAGCATTATCAGAGTATGAGTTGATTTACTGTCCTCTAAAGCAAATGTAAGAtaatattcttttttattattatcaaagaTTGTGCTATTTGTGTCTTTGGTTCGTTTTTGCCCATCAACAGAAATCAGACCacatagaaaaatacaaataataataaaaattcatAGACTGTGTGTGAAACCACCAGGGGGCAGCCTGTTCCAGACGTAATTCCTCTAATGTACACAAGAGGACAGCCCTTTACTAATATTTATCACTTATCTCCCTAAAGATAGATCACAGACACAAGGGTCCAGTGTgtttacataaacacataaataaaataaaattgtatattttacCCCAGATCAACAACTCATGGAAtaatctaaatatttttttatatttgacaataaaaatctgtgaaatgttCTGAATTTTTATAACAGAAGGAAAATGGAAAACGAATGGCAGCTCTCACTGGATGCAAACAACACAGCTTCTCTTATTTTACTCTTGATTCACatataaaatctatttttaattaAGTTATACAGTTGATCATTATTTCTAATTTGTACATACATAAATTAACACACTTCGACTTTGCCTTGGTTTATACTTTAACTTTTCAGCAAATCGAGCATGACTAtaatttaattctttaattCTATCTTCTTAAACGGCCTAAAGGGACAGAAGCAACAACCAAGAATGTGTAGCCCAATGCTCTGTAGGTGAGTGACTGACGGAAGGAGAGGGAACACCTATTCATACCTCTGATATATGCAAATTTTTCATGGCTCTGCATGCCTGTCTGAGGGGAAGAGCAGAAGAAATTTCCCAAGAGGGAGGCGCATGAAGTCGGAACTGTGTCAAAACTTATTGTACCTCGACACATTAACCGGCACCGAGCGTCAGACTTCATGACAAATGGAAAACTTGAAGAAAGGAGACGAGCAGACACGGTGAGTTGTCGGTTCGTCATTTGTTACCGAGAAATGGAGACATGTTGTAACCTTATCCGCCTGCTGGTGATCTGGAGAGAGGTAACACGTAGGCTGCTTGTCACCTGTGTAAATCAGATGTACTCATTGTGTGTTATTCCACATATGTGGACGTGTATTCACTTGTTCATATAGTAAATAACATATTGCTGCTGGGTCCTGTGCGTAAAGCGCCGCCGcgtttcttctttctgtgttgagCAAACTGACGTTGGCTGACGGTCAAACTTCAGCAGCAGACAAGAAGGGCAGGCCTCTGATCCTCAGTACTGTGGTGGGACAGTAGATTCCTGGAGAGGAAATGTGCACTGCATCATTTACACCGAAGTGtttagtatattattattatatagtgcATAAAATACGCACCGTAAcgattgttttcattttggatAATCTGTTTAACTAATTTATTTGGTCtctaaaacatcagaaaaatgtaattacagtgacatttaattttGTCCCAGAGCAAGGTGACAAAATCAAATGTGTAGTTTCTTTAATCCAAACGTCCAGACTCCCAAAATATGAATTTCAATACTATATATGATAAGGACAAGCCCCAACTTTTCATACTGGAGCACCTGGAAGTAGGTGCCAAATTTGGTCTGtgtgaaaaatatttcacacaGACCAAATATGTAAGGTTGAATCATTTGTTTGAAACCTGTCTGAAATTATACAGATTTTTACACTATTTCTGTGTGATGGAACAGTGCAAGTGCATAACAACATAGATTTTGTGTAATTTACTCTAAGTGTCGTACGAATTTAGCAAAGAGCAGTTCAGTTTCTAAAActttctgtcagtcagtgaatattaaggtgattttttttttcattgtaatgTTACtaaacaaaaagggaaaactGATAAAATTCTAATTTCCTCAGCTGATCAATGACTGGCACCCTGATGTGGATTTAGTTCGTCATATATGCTGCTGCAAAGCGTTCCAGATGCTCCAGGATGGATCAGGCACCTCCAAGCCAGAGCTCAGTTTCGGACCAGCCGGAACCCGACAGTGAAGAACTCCAGCTCAGAGTCGACTTCTTCAGGAAACTGGGTTACTCCTCAGCTGAGGCGAAGGCTGCTCTGAGAAAGCTGGGCCTCGGCACAGACACCAACTCAGTGCTCGGAGAGCTAGTGAGGAGCAGGACGAGCACTTCACCCGGCGTGCCCAGTTCTGACGATGAGAGGAGCACAGGCCAAAAGGACTCTCTGCTGCCTCAAAGCTGGGCGCTCGGACCCAGGGCAGGACCACAACTGGGGGACAGGAAGAATACAGACACGGAATTGAGGCCGATTGTTATTGACGGCAGCAATGTTGCCATGAGGTAATCTTTTCCATGTATTGTAGAATAGATCATTAACTAGTTGCTATACTTTGCGACTTTGCACCACAGAGCTGTTCCACTACCTGGACAAGATTTATTGCATCCAACTACCATCATTCATCACCGTGTTGTCATTCAACTCTTTCCTCCACCTTTGTGTCTCTTGACCTTATGAAAAGGTGTTCACCACCCTGCCTGCCTGCACAAAGGCCACTGTTACAACATCCAAATTAGAGAAACACCTCTGGAAATCCATGCCTCTCGATAGTTTAGTTCTTTTCAATTCAGCGGATTTATGTAGCACGAAATCACTAGAAAATTATAAAGGAAAGTTTAAATGAGAAGAGACACTTGAGTCTGTTCTGACTACAGTAAGCTGTATCATAAAGGAAGGTTCAGCTGGGATAATGTGCTGGTATATAAGATTAGATGGAGCTTGTTTGTTAGGTGCTTTGTACATAAagaaaaggattttaaattctgGAGACAGAAGTTTTAGTAGAAGATTGCtaatagtttatttaatttacttaagGTGCTCGATAGATATCAAGTGTTCTACAATACATGTGTTCACACTGAGTAATAGCAGGAACATCATTCCTTAAACAAAAGAACGTTCAAAGCCACGTGGTGAATTTTTACAGCTCTCTTTAATATTACGTAATATCAGATTTTGTGCTCATGTTCATTCATCTCCTCTTTTACACAGTCATGGCAACAAGGAGGTATTCTCCTGCAGAGGCATCCAGCTTGCAGTGAATTTCTTTCTGGACAGAGGTCATAAAACCATTATTGTGTTCGTTCCAAGCTGGCGCAAAGAGCAGCCCAGACCTGATGCCCCCATAACTGGTGAGGATACAAGAAATGCTAGATTCTTTTCATCAAgcaaagcagtttttttttagtcatAGAAACATTCCATAGCTTCAGTCAAAGCAAAATCATTATCAGTAGGTTTGTAAAATAGCAGATTCAAGACCTAGAAGTCATAACCTACAGTGGCCAGCAGGCTAACCAGGCGAAGTAGCTCACCTTTTTAATAAATAGGAACAGCAGTGGACTAAAACACAGGTGATAGTAGGTAAAGAAATGATGTCTCTGCACTTTCCAGACTCACAGTCCTCTACAGTGTTGGGAAGTTGGACTGGATGATAATGTCCATAAAAACAGGGCATTAATAATTTTGAGAACACTCTTATGGACTCCCAGCCAGTAAAGATGTAGCCCTGTCTAATTAGATTTTCACTGTGTAATGCTTagaagtgaaatgttttttgttccaAATAATTTACAGCCTGATTTTAACATCTGTCATGTTTGTGGATTATTCTTTCCCTTTGCTTAAGTttaatgttaaagaaaataggttcatgtttttgaaaatgcacaaattTGCTTCAGCCTGGAGTAAGAGCACTCTCATACACTGTATGGCAATTCAGAAGAAGGCTATAGATAGAAACTGATTAGCTTTGCTTAACAAAgactgaaaagagaaagaaacactCAGTTGTGTCCAGTCAatcatttctctttctgcctgcTATCTATCTATGAAATCTTGAAAAACACTTTTCCCTCTATGGTTTCTTTATTACCAAGGAATGTAATGGTTTAGTGATTCATTTTGTTCATCTGATTGGCTACCATGTCGGTCTGAAGTATGAAGTCATGACAAAAGCAAGTGTGgacatatatttaaattatttgctGTAAAAGTTTCCATGTGGGTGAAGTAGCACGATGACAGTATAGCTTCATTTGTGACAGCTGAGTCACTAACGTTTGGGGGTGTGTCTCAACTGAGATCCATTCACTGCACCATCTCTCTGAGTAGAGACGCTACCTCCGATTGCATGGTGTTTGATTCCTAACCACCTGCTTACCTAGCAACAACTATATAATAACGGGTGGGGCAGCTCAGCTCATAGCTCTGGATATTTAGTAACAGCCTGTGTGGAGCAATCCAGACGTTATATTTTTAATCTGCAAACAAGGAAGTAAAAATCAGCCTGCAGTCATTCCTGGGAAAGCCCCATAAGGAAGTacagttctgttttgttttccacacCTAGTTTTCTTGCAGATAACTACTGACAATGATCTACAGCAGGAGGTCAAGTTAAGACAGTCACCATGAAGGACATTTACAATAGCAACAAAAATGTCTCAGTGTGTGATGTATGAAGTCAGAACCAATTTCTCTCCGGGATTAATAAAGggttttgaatttaaaatctgaCAATCATCATTCATTAACATTCAGCTTTGATTGACTGGCATTCATGTAATCTGGCTCTCAGAtggttgttttcatttcttttcagtcCCTCGTCAGAGGGAGAATAAGGAAATCAGATTGTTATAATGTTTTGCTTGATGTGGTTGGTTCCTGGAACATTATAATATCCTTATGGCATTTTGTGGCTTTTACAAGCGTATGTATGGTTGAGGATAATGATAATTGTCATGTTACACAACAAAGCAAATGCACTTACACATcttgacaaaaaaacaatgtaaaagaGTATATATACAACATAAAGTACTTCTACATCTATCTGATTCAAATGGTTGTTTGCGCTTTCAGATCAACACATCCTGATGgaacttgaaaaacaaaaaatagttGTCTTCACTCCGTCACGTCGAGTTGGTGGCAAGCGCGTGGTTTGCTATGATGACCGCTTTATCGTCAAGTTGGCATATGAGTCAGATGGAGTTATCGTGTCAAATGATACCTACCGTGACCTCCAGGGAGAAAGACCTGAGTGGAAGAAATGCATTGAGGAGAGGCTTCTCATGTACTCCTTTGTGAATGACAAGTAAGAAATCATATTTTCCTTCCATTTGCTATAGTACCAGGGAGCTAGTTATATCTCGAGGGAAACAAAATAAGCCCAAACCTTAAATGATATTTCAAATCAATAATTTTTCAGGTTCATGCCCCCAGATGATCCTCTGGGTCGTCACGGACCCAGTCTTGACAACTTCCTTAGAAAAAAGCCTCTACCAACAGACCAGAAGAGACAGCTCTGCCCATATGGTGAGATGTTTGCAGCAACTATTTGCTACAGCATGTTTCCATGCTGCACTGTTagtttcaaaaatgttttttttatcattttttgttttgtcttaggTAAAAAGTGCACTTATGGCATCAAATGTAAGTTCTACCACCCAGAGCGGACAAACCAATCCTACCTGTCCTTGGCCGATGAATTGAGAGAGAAAGCCCAGATTTCGACagtaaaagaagacagaaatgcCAGATTATCACCCAGACAGCTTCAGTCTGATTCAGGGTCTGCTTATAATGGCTGCTACCATCCTCAAGACTCTAACACGGAGGTCATTAGAAACCAACAGAGTTCTTCCTATCCTGGTCAggtttatgaaaataaaatactgtactggGATGATCCCAGAAACAGTCAGAGCCATACGGCCTGCTCAGCCTCAGAAAGTCAGTGTCATAAAGATTGGCCTGGTCTACACTTGATGCCCAATCATTACTATGCCAACATGTCTCACGAGTGCCTGGATTCTGGCCTTGGCTCTTTTGAGAGCCAGTATTCTGATACTTCTCATTGTCTCAGCAACTCCCACAGGCTGACGCCCCAGAGGCAAAGTGCTCCTGCTGGGCCCAGACAAATCTCAGCGCATTTAGAAAACAATGCCACCAGCCAGTCCTGTACGTGCTGTTCCCATGCAGTGCCCTCAGCGGCTCACCAGCCACCACAGAGAAACGTAGACTCCAAAAGTCAACCCAGCTACCCTCCTCACATGTTTCTGCAACATCAACACATCATCCCCAGCCATCTCCATTACAAAGGAGCCCACCATCATCAGCAAAATTACTGGTCAGATCCTTTTCAGGGGCTGCCCCAAGCCAGGATATCATGTAGCCTCCCCTCTTCGGTCCATTCCTCACATTCCCACTGCTCCAGTAAGAGCCATCAGTACCACTCGTGGGGCCAACAACAGCTATCGTCTTCCACGTTTGACCCCAAGAGGTTGGAACTCCGGAAGAAACTGCAAGCCATCTTCAACCCTCGTCAGGTGGATGTGGTCATGGAAATGTTCCCACATGTGATGGATGCAGAGAAACTGGCTGCAAAGATCCTCAACCTGAAGACTCAGAGTGGGGTGTTCTAATGATTTCTCCAATTATTTTATCAATCATTTTATTCACCTTTTACCTcttcagtttaaaataacatgttacTTGTgttaaactcttttttttttttcttagacaCTCAGAGAGAGTTGTCTGAGATATACTTTTAAGTGATTTAAAAGTTAATTGTAAAGACATTTTGCTATAATAAACTTTAATGCTAGTATACTGTATACTTCTGCCATAATATATTTTACTTGCATAATGTACCATTATGGAAGTAAAACTTCAGTTCTCATTTATGAACAGTTTCACTGATCTGTTCTGAGTTAAATGACATTAAAGTCACAAAGTGTGATTGCAACCTTGACATCCATGTTTTGGATATAAAGTGCCTCTAGGCCAAAGGAGTTTTGACTGTTGATGCATATTGTGTCAAATGTGATGtccttttatgttttaatgcaaTAGGAAATTGCTGtataatgtattaattattgttttgcCTTCACTGCTGTTCTAAAGACCAGCGTGCTGCTCAGCTAAAGTATATTTCAAAATGATGTAACCATGCAATGCATTCATTTGGCATCAGTCCAGTGATGGATTATGACATCCAAATAGAATTTATAGTACATTATTATCTGACAAGGAAACTGAGAAGAATACACAATGAAATGCTGGTGTGTGCATTTTCCTGTTTCCTAGAACATTCTCAGAAAAGGTGTCGCTGTAACACTGTGCACATATTTGGGTTTCTGTTTGACGAGAAATCTTGTAAAGAAAGGAGATATGGAAATTTGTTCTCATGATAATGCAGATTTATGTTCTCTTCCTTTATCAAatcacttactgtaaatgtaatttaatcaCTGTAAGcttgtattaataataataaaataataaaaggaatATGACAGATACAATTTATGCCTGTTTGAGTTGCTTATAAGTATTGTTGCTTGTGTATCTCAGGAAGTGAGGACTACCCTAAACTAAATGTCACAGACCCGGGTCTTATTGACAGACCAGTCTGCTTCAACCACTTTTTCTGGAGAAAAAGCACTGATCCTCCCCACATCCTGAGGGTTTTACAAACAAAGAAGTCTTCTGCTGTGCAGCACTTGTTGTAAGCACAaacaaatttagtttttctagtGTCTGAGTGAAAAGgtcagcatttgtgtgtgtttaaatgtctgGCTCTAGGTACACTCACATGAGACCGATGAACAGTTGAAGAACATTTTTTGTTAGTCTGTGGGGTAGATTCAtaatttttaacagtttgatGGGTCGCAACAAAATTTAGCTGTAACAGTCTTCagtgcattcattcatttatggtCCCTAACAGTGGAATTACCACTTTAATACACTGACTTCTCCTCTAAGTGAAggtcaaaatgtaaatttatctAGTGTTTGGTTTATAAACAGAAATATCtgcaaaatgaacatttctaTCCGCTTCATCTGACAGGACAGTGTTTCTACACTTACCCAGCAAACATGAGAAATGTTCTACAGTAGCTCGCTCCTAAGTATGAGGATGATTGTGAGCATGCTGATGAGTACAGACTCTTATTTTTGGCTATACCTTTGACAACAATCGGTTTGACTATTTCAGAAATGTGATGTAAATTCACCAGATGAAGGGCACATTAGACTGTGTGAAAACATGGCTGACATATTTGAGTAATACAGTATTCTTTTTGAATGCTATTATTGACTCATGCTGTATTTGAAGATATTTGAAGATATATACACCCTTTAATATAATAGAAGCACGTACATTCTGTCAGATTCTGTTGCCTGGCACAGTGAGACAATATTGTGCAATTACTTTACACGGTTGTGAAGTTAAATTGTCAGGACAAGACAGATCTTATAATTAGACCTCGGGAACATGCTGCTTTtgacagacatgaaaaatgGATATTTCTTGAAATGATTCATACTCAAATTTTCTTGGAAAGAAAATCCCCTTAAGCTAATATTTGCACGTCATttagggaaaaaaaatgtttttgttcagaGTGCTCAACAGGTTTTTAATGCCTACAGAAAAGTTTTTAAGCCAAGCCCAACCCTGTGCTTGAAATTCTACTGTTCCTTAAGACTGAGACACttctttgcttgttttgtgGGCAGACTAGTACAGCAACTCTATAAAATACAAGCAATTGTTCTGCTACCCTAACATTACTGCATGGCCACGCTCCACACGAAGACTTAGAATCATGTTtgtaaaaattttatttttattgtgaataaaCGTAACATGTTTTTTATGGGTGTACATGGATACAAAACTGTTTATGTTCATATCAGACCCATGACTGTACCTACTGGTCTTTATTCAGTTGGTCCTTTGTACAGTTTGGCATGATGCATGAATTTTTGTTATTCCCAGGCCATCAGTAGTTTGTGGAATGGTACAAAGGCACCATATCCAGGTTTGCTgcaaaaaacagattaaatagattaaattcaaattcaaatttggAAAAATGGGCAAAacttgaatataaaaataaaatgcaaaatgaaaataaatagaaatacgGCCAGATGTGTAGTGGTATGGTTTAGTAGTTAAACAGCCCACGTTACCTACAGTTTGTAGTGGTGTGCCTAGCAGAAATTCAAGTGTAAAGATTGCTTATCCTGAGACACTTTAATAAGCTACAGGTTTCTTGTGGTTAAACAATAGCTAAGATCAATTACCATTTAAAGTAGATGTGTCCTTTGTAGCTGCCATCATGCAATCCATGATCAGCTGTCTGCAGCTCCACCCCAAGGTGGAGATCTGCCTCCCCCTGCAGGTGGCCTAGGAAACGGATTGTTCCTGTGCTGATACGTCCAGACGGCAGCATGATCCTGACACGGTGACCCAGCTGCAAATCCATGGGGGAGTGGGGAACAAAAACCCGGTGATGCCCAGGAGACATCTTCCATGATCTCACACTGTAGGAAGAGATGGTTAGTCAACTAACAGAGAGACAACTGTGGTAAAGACAAGTCAGTGGTACTTTACCTGCTGCCTCAAACATGTAAAGCTCACTAACCCTTCGGATAGAGCGAGGCTATCTGGTCCCCCCCCTGTTTTCTGTTGTAGTCTTTCACATTTGCTGTACCTTGTGGCTGAAGACGTGGAGGAGCCCGGACGTGAGCTCAGTGCTGATGATGAGGATAACTGGCCTGACAAACTGCTTGCATAAGGGTCTTCTCTTGATGACACCCTACACGTTCTCTGTTGGCATGCCAGTCTTGAGAGACCACCTATTCATTAGAGAATAACAATGGAAATTATTATTGAATCCAAGGGCAACAGAACTGAACTTGTGGGGGTGTATTATTATCAATTACTTGAGCACTCCTCAAACACTTCTCCATTGTCCACTCCCAACTCTCCCTGGTCATCATATCTGTCCACTTTCATTAACCCTCCAGCCTCAGAGGTCAGCTGAGGAGAACGAGGCACATTCATTAGCTAAGTCATCAAAACAACCTCAaccacacccacacaaacattaacaggCACACCTGATTGCGTaactcttcctgttttttttgcagctcGGCAAATCTCCTTTCCCATGATGCTCTCTCACAGGAAATCCTGGTCTTGAGTGACAGGATCTCTCTCTCAGTTTTAGTCAGTCTTTTATGAAGAGCAGCTGTACGATCAGGGCTGCCTGGTATGGCTGCAACCCCTTTACTTTCAGAacctgacaaacaaaaaaggttgTCAAGTCATACCTCCACTCACATATGTGCTGAGGAGATGTAAAGTAGATTTAGAATAGGAGCCAGATAAAATGCATGTTCTTGGTTATTTAAGTAGCTTAAAATGCTTGAGTAAAGTGTAGTACTCCAAATTTGACAATCTTACCTACAAGTTGTTTAAGCTGTCGGCTCATTCCCCCTGTAACTTGTGGTTCCCTTGGCAAGAATTTGATTGCATTGTATGGGCATATCtgcaatgcaaataaatgtgaagcacagaatatttatataaatataaatatgaacctTTATCAACATTCAAATATCAATGCAAATGGAAAATTTTGCAGACATTACACTCACCCAAAGGAACCTGCACGTACACAGTATTCCCTTGAATgtccatgtaaacacagtcCACAAGATATATGGCGTCATGTTGAAGCATGTTCACCTCACACTATTGTGTTCTGACTGGggaaaaaatacttttaacGCAGTTTAATTAAAGGGGTGGAGGGAACAGCTGAAATGACACTGAAGTTCTACATTTGTTTGATAGCTACAGACAGCAGGCTATGCCATCTGTAGGTAGCTGCTGCCAAGCATAAACAACACGGCTGAAAACGTACtaatggaaaacacacagacagaattaCAAACTGACCTTTGCCAGATGATTAACAGTAACATGGGAGGAAACGGTCCCATATGAGTTCATTAGCAAATGATGGTTTCTATGTCTGCTGAATGGATCTCTGTCCTAGTCGATAGTAAATCctaatgtgacacagacctcaCTGATCTGTTGCTGTGTCTGAGTGGACAGCGCTGCTGACGACTGCGGGGTAGGTAAATCTTGTCTAATCTTCTTAATCAAGAAGTTACACAGTCCGCTTGTATCCAGGCTGCTTAATGTGGTTCACTGAGCCGTAACTATAAACAATGTGAATAAGCCTCCACATTTAGTGCAACTGTTGCACCTGTTGCAGTGTCAGCTCcatgttgtgtgtctgtcttaTGTCACATTCAAGTGGAATTGGTGTTCAAAAACAGGGTCCATTGAAGAGATATAGAAAGTTCCTATGTTGCCTGCTGCTGCGGTGTGAAACCATAAAAAACGAATTCTGTCACCATCCCACTGTGTATGGATGCTGTGCCCTTTGTTCAGTATTTCCAAGACAATCCTTCCAGCGAAACCATctgaattcaaatgaaatgtaaacCTGCAACTCATATCTACATAATTAATGTGAATTGCTATAAATGCTCACCTTTCATCTCATATCACTTtcttacacacatgcaaacaaataacCAAAGATCTATTCTGGATTCCCTgataataaaatttaattttaccaCTCATTTGACTATGGTTGGTTGACATgaaccaaatgtgtgtgtgtagtaaagACCTTTTTATTGAATGCTAATTGTTTGGGATATTTACATGGAGATAATTAGTAAAATTGTGCATACCTCATTTTGATAGCTACTGAGACACATTATTTAATCACTTTGATCATATTTGTGTAAATGCGTTTGAAAGCATCCTCTATATAAAGAGTCAGTGtgaatatacatttttattgtgtgtttttcatgtaCGATACTGTCTGTACAAGCTTGGTTTTCATGCTTTATTGATGagttttctctctgcctctacGCCTAAAAGCACTATGCAAATtgtacagaaaatgaaaataatagttATTATTTGTCCATCCTGTCCATGctagcagcaaaaacaaatccCTTGCTAATGCAAATACAATGTGAGTGATGAGAGACAGATCTAGCAGTCGTATtgctgtgcaaaaacaaaaacaaaacaaaaacaatgtcttAAATCCATCTGAAGCTAACAGCAGACTGCAGTAAGACTGGCTATTTTCAACAGTTACAGTCCTTTTAgtgtgacatttgtattttatgcaTCTTAGAGGTAATTTAGTACAGAATGAGGACTTGAAATCACAGGGACAAATTACCAGATTTGACAGACCACAGTCTATCTCAAGGGAGTACTTCTGGGGAGTACTACTGTATAAAATCTAGAATTTGTTTGACTGAACTAACAGcatgatttcatgtttttcatgcagCTGTGATGCAGTAAGGAAGAACATCTGTCACCTGAATTTGCAAGTGCCTTTTGTGTTGTGCCCAGGAATTCAGCGTTCTGTAGGCCACAAAGAGGTAATTGTAGTCTGTGGGGGCTTTATGGTTGGCAGAGAGAGGGGGTCTGTTcattgtgttcactgtgttgAATAGAAACCAGGAGGTTCCCTATACAATCCCCCCACAGGGCAGTGAAATCTCACCTGTACTCTTATAGACCAGAAAAGGATTAATCCACTGAGTTGTTTCAGTGAATCTTTATAGCTAGCCTTCATTACGGCAGTATAATAAGTCACCATAAGgtaatttattatgtttttatttgtttgttgacaCACAGGAAAATTGCATTTTCAATCCACATCAAGAAGTACAAACAGACTTGTCACTTTTTccataaaatgcttttatttaacCTGCTCAGTCTGAATTCGTCATTTTCCGTAGGTTCATTACCACTTTTCTTCTGGGGCCT
This genomic stretch from Anabas testudineus chromosome 16, fAnaTes1.2, whole genome shotgun sequence harbors:
- the LOC113170695 gene encoding ribonuclease ZC3H12A, with translation MDQAPPSQSSVSDQPEPDSEELQLRVDFFRKLGYSSAEAKAALRKLGLGTDTNSVLGELVRSRTSTSPGVPSSDDERSTGQKDSLLPQSWALGPRAGPQLGDRKNTDTELRPIVIDGSNVAMSHGNKEVFSCRGIQLAVNFFLDRGHKTIIVFVPSWRKEQPRPDAPITDQHILMELEKQKIVVFTPSRRVGGKRVVCYDDRFIVKLAYESDGVIVSNDTYRDLQGERPEWKKCIEERLLMYSFVNDKFMPPDDPLGRHGPSLDNFLRKKPLPTDQKRQLCPYGKKCTYGIKCKFYHPERTNQSYLSLADELREKAQISTVKEDRNARLSPRQLQSDSGSAYNGCYHPQDSNTEVIRNQQSSSYPGQVYENKILYWDDPRNSQSHTACSASESQCHKDWPGLHLMPNHYYANMSHECLDSGLGSFESQYSDTSHCLSNSHRLTPQRQSAPAGPRQISAHLENNATSQSCTCCSHAVPSAAHQPPQRNVDSKSQPSYPPHMFLQHQHIIPSHLHYKGAHHHQQNYWSDPFQGLPQARISCSLPSSVHSSHSHCSSKSHQYHSWGQQQLSSSTFDPKRLELRKKLQAIFNPRQVDVVMEMFPHVMDAEKLAAKILNLKTQSGVF
- the LOC113169058 gene encoding CAP-Gly domain-containing linker protein 4, producing the protein MLQHDAIYLVDCVYMDIQGNTVYVQVPLGSESKGVAAIPGSPDRTAALHKRLTKTEREILSLKTRISCERASWERRFAELQKKQEELRNQLMNVPRSPQLTSEAGGLMKVDRYDDQGELGVDNGEVFEECSSGLSRLACQQRTCRVSSREDPYASSLSGQLSSSSALSSRPGSSTSSATSVRSWKMSPGHHRVFVPHSPMDLQLGHRVRIMLPSGRISTGTIRFLGHLQGEADLHLGVELQTADHGLHDGSYKGHIYFKCKPGYGAFVPFHKLLMAWE